The proteins below come from a single Oncorhynchus keta strain PuntledgeMale-10-30-2019 chromosome 1, Oket_V2, whole genome shotgun sequence genomic window:
- the LOC118387899 gene encoding extracellular calcium-sensing receptor-like — protein sequence MPQLELVLSVLLVVMGEGEPVCRLQNRAELPDMAKDGDLVIGGIFSFRTEQDGVIDTFQTIPKIRRCINYNFREFRFAQTMIFAIEEINRNYEILPGIKLGYKIYNHCGTMDILRAAMALVNGQKSIINDNNCTKSDTVQAILGHSGSTPTIGMAQMVGRFQIPVISHFATCGCLSNRKEFPSFFRTIPSDFYQSRALAQLVKHFGWSWVGAISSDNDYGNRGLATFMLAAQEEGVCIEYSEAFEQTGPRHEILRIVEIIKQSSSKVIMAFMTHREIKVLVSELYRHNITGLQWIGSDAWITDPSLTAIEGHSTLLGAIGFTVTRAHIPGLGEHLKDVHPSHFPDSMFLRDFWEIVFDCSLNMTTEPKRKPCNGSESLREVQNRFTDVSEFTFTNNVYKSVYAVAHALHNLLTCEESRGPFSNGSCAQPTRIQPWQVLYYLQTVNFTTEEGERVFFDSNGDSPARYELVNLQTTNPGTMDGVTVGTYDAALPKGHQFVMNNVSVIWRGRSKKIPVSVCSESCPPGTRKAVQKGKPVCCFDCVPCSDGEISNATDSIECMRCQLEYWSNKYRDSCRPKEVEFLSYEEIMGTLLALFSLLGVSLTVMTSFIFYCYRETPIVRANNSELSFLLLFSLALCFLCSLTFIGRPSEWSCMLRHTAFGITFVLCISCVLGKTIVVLMAFRATLPASNVMKWFGPPQQRLSVLAFTLIQVLICALWLTVSPPFPYKNMKTYQEKIILECNVGSAIGFWAVLGYIGLLSLLCFVLAFLARKLPDNFNEAKFITFSMLIFCAVWITFIPAYVSSPGKFTVAVEIFAILASSFGLLFCIFAPKCFIILLRPEQNTKKHMMGKTPNDMRH from the exons ATGCCACAGCTGGAGCTGGTCCTGTCAgtgctgctggtggtgatgggggagggagagccTGTGTGCAGGctgcagaacagggcagagctgCCAGACATGGCCAAGGACGGGGACCTTGTCATCGGAGGCATCTTCTCGTTCCGTACCGAACAAGATGGGGTCATAGACACATTTCAGACAATCCCTAAAATTCGTAGATGCATAAA TTATAATTTCAGAGAATTCAGGTTTGCTCAAACAATGATCTTTGCAATTGAGGAGATCAACAGAAACTATGAAATTCTTCCAGGCATTAAGCTTGGATACAAAATCTACAATCACTGTGGCACTATGGATATACTGAGAGCTGCGATGGCTCTGGTGAACGGACAGAAGAGCATAATCAATGACAACAACTGCACTAAATCGGACACAGTCCAGGCCATCCTTGGGCATTCTGGATCAACACCTACTATCGGAATGGCACAGATGGTTGGGAGGTTTCAAATACCAGTG ATCAGCCACTTCGCCACCTGTGGGTGTCTGAGTAACAGAAAGGAGTTCCCTTCCTTCTTCAGAACCATACCCAGTGACTTCTACCAGAGCAGAGCCTTGGCCCAACTGGTCAAGCACTTTGGCTGGAGCTGGGTGGGGGCTATAAGCAGTGATAATGACTATGGGAATAGAGGCCTCGCCACCTTCATGCTAGCTGCACAGGAGGAGGGAGTGTGTATAGAATACTCTGAGGCATTTGAGCAGACAGGTCCGCGCCATGAGATTCTCAGGATAGTGGAGATTATtaaacagtccagttcaaaggtCATCATGGCCTTCATGACCCACAGGGAGATCAAGGTTCTGGTGAGTGAGCTCTACAGGCACAATATCACAGGACTGCAGTGGATCGGCAGCGATGCGTGGATCACAGATCCTTCTCTCACTGCCATCGAGGGACACAGCACCCTGCTGGGCGCCATAGGCTTCACGGTGACCAGGGCTCACATCCCTGGGCTGGGAGAGCATCTGAAGGACGTCCACCCTTCTCACTTCCCCGACAGCATGTTTCTCAGGGATTTCTGGGAGATTGTGTTCGACTGCTCACTCAATATGACTACAGAACCTAAGAGGAAGCCATGCAACGGCTCTGAGAGTTTAAGAGAAGTGCAGAACAGGTTCACAGATGTGTCCGAGTTCACATTCACTAATAACGTGTATAAGTCTGTGTACGCTGTAGCTCACGCCCTCCACAACCTGTTGACATGTGAGGAGAGCCGGGGACCCTTCTCTAACGGGAGCTGTGCTCAACCCACACGCATACAGCCCTGGCAG GTTTTGTATTACCTTCAAACAGTGAATTTCACaacagaagagggggagagagtgtttTTCGACAGTAATGGAGACTCACCGGCAAGATACGAACTGGTTAACTTACAAACCACTAACCCAGGCACCATGGATGGAGTCACCGTCGGTACCTATGATGCCGCACTGCCAAAAGGCCACCAGTTCGTGATGAATAACGTCAGCGTCATATGGAGAGGACGTAGTAAAAAG ATACCTGTGTCAGTGTGCAGTGAGAGCTGTCCCCCAGGCACTCGTAAGGCTGTGCAGAAAGGAAAGCCCGTATGCTGTTTTGACTGTGTGCCATGTTCAGACGGAGAGATCAGCAACGCTACAG ATTCCATCGAATGTATGAGGTGCCAGCTGGAATACTGGTCCAACAAGTACAGAGATTCCTGCCGTCCGAAAGAAGTTGAATTCTTATCTTATGAGGAAATCATGGGGACACTGCTGGCCTTGTTTTCATTGCTAGGGGTGTCTCTTACTGTGATGACATCATTCATTTTCTACTGTTACAGAGAGACCCCCATTGTCAGGGCCAACAACTCTGAGCTGAGCTTCCTGCTGCTCTTCTCCTTGGCTCTGTGTTTTCTGTGTTCTCTTACTTTCATTGGCCGGCCCTCTGAATGGTCCTGTATGCTGCGTCACACAGCGTTTGGGATCACCTTCGTCCTCTGCATCTCTTGTGTTCTGGGGAAAACAATAGTGGTGTTGATGGCCTTCAGGGCTACACTTCCAGCCAGTAATGTCATGAAATGGTTTGGTCCTCCACAGCAGAGACTCAGTGTTCTGGCTTTCACTCTCATACAGGTCCTGATCTGTGCTCTTTGGTTAACAGTCTCCCCTCCTTTCCCATACAAGAATATGAAAACGTATCAGGAAAAGATCATTCTAGAGTGTAATGTGGGATCAGCTATTGGTTTCTGGGCTGTGTTGGGTTATATAGGACTCCTGTCTCTCTTGTGCTTTGTGCTGGCTTTTCTGGCTCGGAAGCTGCCTGATAACTTCAACGAGGCCAAATTCATCACCTTCAGCATGCTCATATTCTGTGCAGTCTGGATCACCTTTATCCCAGCTTATGTCAGCTCTCCTGGGAAGTTCACTGTAGCTGTGGAGATCTTTGCCATTCTGGCCTCTAGTTTTGGTTTACTTTTCTGCATATTTGCTCCTAAATGTTTCATTATATTGCTGAGGCCAGAGCAAAACACCAAGAAACATATGATGGGGAAAACACCCAATGATATGCGTCATTAA